From one Cyanobacteria bacterium GSL.Bin1 genomic stretch:
- the mutY gene encoding A/G-specific adenine glycosylase: MLTQREVKTLQRSLREWYQTQGRYLPWRETSDPYKIWVAEIMLQQTQVKTVIPYYYRWLETFPDLSTLAESSLQTVLKQWEGLGYYARARNLHRAAQIIVNDYNGIFPQQLADVLHLPGIGRTTAGGILSAAFNQPLSILDGNVKRVLARLIALDTPPKKAINQLWELSDQLLDQNHPRDYNQALMDLGATLCTPKQPSCLLCPWRNSCQAFQHNLQTEIPMRTPSSPLPHKQIGVAVIWNQQGEILIDRRLQEGLLGGLWEFPGGKIEEQETIPACIEREIKEELGITVEVGDHLITINHAYTHFRVTLYVHHCRYLSGDPQPIECDEIRWVKPEKLSEFPFPKANTRIIEAITSQIR; this comes from the coding sequence ATGTTAACGCAAAGGGAAGTTAAAACGTTGCAGCGATCGCTGCGAGAATGGTATCAAACTCAAGGTCGATATTTACCTTGGCGTGAAACTAGCGATCCTTATAAAATTTGGGTTGCAGAAATTATGTTGCAGCAAACCCAAGTCAAAACCGTTATTCCCTACTATTACCGTTGGCTAGAAACGTTCCCTGACCTCTCCACCCTTGCTGAAAGTTCACTACAAACGGTCCTCAAACAGTGGGAAGGGTTAGGCTATTATGCCAGAGCTCGCAATTTACACCGGGCTGCACAAATCATCGTTAACGACTACAACGGTATTTTTCCTCAGCAATTGGCTGATGTTCTGCATTTACCCGGAATTGGACGCACTACAGCCGGTGGGATCCTCAGTGCTGCTTTTAATCAACCCTTATCCATTCTCGATGGCAATGTCAAGCGAGTCTTAGCAAGGTTAATTGCGTTAGACACACCGCCGAAAAAGGCAATTAACCAATTATGGGAATTATCGGATCAATTACTCGATCAAAATCATCCCAGAGATTATAATCAAGCACTGATGGACTTAGGGGCAACCCTTTGTACGCCAAAACAACCCAGTTGTTTGCTCTGCCCGTGGCGTAATTCCTGTCAAGCCTTTCAACACAACTTACAAACTGAAATCCCTATGCGTACTCCCTCCTCTCCTCTTCCTCATAAACAAATTGGCGTTGCTGTCATCTGGAATCAGCAAGGAGAAATCTTGATTGATCGCCGTTTGCAAGAAGGATTACTAGGGGGCTTATGGGAATTCCCCGGCGGTAAGATTGAAGAACAAGAGACAATTCCGGCTTGTATTGAACGGGAAATTAAAGAAGAATTAGGGATTACTGTCGAAGTGGGAGACCATCTGATTACGATTAATCATGCTTACACCCACTTCCGAGTGACGTTGTACGTCCACCATTGTCGTTACTTGTCAGGAGACCCTCAACCCATCGAGTGTGACGAAATCCGCTGGGTGAAACCGGAAAAATTATCCGAGTTTCCGTTTCCCAAAGCGAATACGAGAATTATCGAGGCGATTACGAGCCAAATTCGTTAG
- a CDS encoding DUF1993 family protein, whose amino-acid sequence MEKQKISALQNIFSSRLDTLSHLLEVAESHFGDEAESLLQRRIAPDMFPFGTQIAFTCNQPRNFALWCLGQPADNLNPDVGSFAEAQSDISSTKELVASINVTDAKLHQSHRLDLGQGLYAELSGLAYVDDFLMPNFYFHLTTAYDIMRMAGAPIGKRDFMMHLVPFVKQEADV is encoded by the coding sequence ATGGAAAAGCAGAAAATTTCAGCATTGCAGAATATCTTCAGTTCCAGGCTCGATACGTTGAGTCATCTCTTAGAAGTAGCGGAGAGTCATTTCGGAGACGAGGCGGAGTCCCTATTACAGCGCCGTATCGCACCCGATATGTTTCCTTTCGGCACCCAGATCGCATTTACTTGCAATCAGCCCCGCAACTTTGCCCTGTGGTGTCTGGGACAGCCGGCGGATAATTTGAATCCTGATGTCGGCTCTTTCGCTGAGGCTCAGAGCGATATTTCATCGACGAAGGAGTTGGTGGCAAGTATCAATGTTACTGATGCTAAGCTTCACCAGAGCCATCGACTCGATCTTGGACAAGGGCTGTATGCAGAATTATCCGGACTTGCCTACGTCGATGATTTTTTAATGCCCAATTTTTATTTCCACCTAACCACAGCGTATGACATCATGCGCATGGCAGGAGCACCCATTGGCAAGCGCGATTTCATGATGCATTTAGTGCCTTTCGTCAAGCAGGAAGCTGACGTCTAA